The following are encoded together in the Plasmodium knowlesi strain H genome assembly, chromosome: 8 genome:
- a CDS encoding SICAvar, type I, which yields MKDKNNTFCKRLQCAEQYWQLTDGKGSTNTDFWSNNVEKKLGELITNTVDNGDTGGAKCNDDKLDSANKAACEHMAKLLNAMYKNSNSDPNKYSAQIINCLLLKAYAEELKKKAKGGGFCSIDEGINHAFTQSKTIMESAADQCTASNTNNCFECNWMDNTKDGINGCSISNGTTSDDVKEKVNKLFEGKDKTKDDAIQKTLINFNKENKLCEWVNCAAKRSEENKNKGQGTTGQKDFWKVDDGAVKTLWTELSTAMEQSKGAGEEKCNKMGDNASARDATHSERKACNYLHAGLKKLYDGPTMTGDDDILSKKYPSFRQAVGCFLLHSYANEMKKNAVCEIDAGISKAFNSWQDLSEKVPGTCSGNGKTCIPCKWEENDKLKDCKIKADGSPSQDSNVEDKLKTIVHGNDNDIKTMAKEVNNVTELCDQVQCVAARWNKHNRKGRDRVPRNWDKVWEAVPNEVTSLGDGLKEATTENKRTEFEKYCSGLTGHNGKEADKDACILIAAGLKNLYDIPDNGTNDAVTASFQRTMRCFLLNAIADKLEALPCEEERSVKEGITKAFVENNESIKGGSIGCKDDNVKCFKCPRVPLKDLATCTIGENSQKKYVKTEVEEKLKTDSNLKDESLIKTICKPCDTGEFCNRLQCVADKWGKRKNGGSTGTASVTWNDMKSDFETELESLLGDMTTKQDKVAHHCNGGGGGWDDKDAHGKANKTACLLTAAGLHHISNIQLNYDAGNQNNPYDNQEFRQFASCLMLKAVVQKMKEDSKICHIDQGIRVAFLKAKDIKEDHCKNKKPCIECKLTEEFDNCPIDSGKKNDTVKPTLESLLKTKENDVNNTLSTITTTEGNTGSLCQRLQCLASRVQMARGNNNADDFWGKEGGEVAKLWKELSQAMTDNGGQDKGGQCGTMDDGSSTNSTREPTNPERRACQYLTSGFEKLKELTSPTATNINGNNILDKDPSLKRTIGCFLLHSYAKHMKEKAKCLVGFGIKKAFDTAGKELNGGQCTLDDTYGSCEIHTNGSPTKVTAKLAQVKGEIKTTVTDTLTKVNETKTLCDQLKCAAPKWFQNQMNGNTAPTKNWCDFWDTTVKDALEKMFKEIDQNGKDKSKTKKNVVCNKFGDDNPDSVERKACNHITAGLDYINKIEGNDNDKQKKADDKFFKQTMMCAALNLYADRIKKETEKSCPLDEERIKEMFEKWNVIKKASCSTSGGNDCFICERKENFSGCDLLVDKDLIGSSSSGGSSPCNNNDKEDVPKQMNELLNEDKSTINTKMNSTLTTITEMKSSFCTQLQCAAKKWKSAKNKITNGKASGQSTDVKWEEMKTEIESALTKLLGHMTEGQTKGDLAKYCNDDANWSKLGHKEKHTNKAACLLFASGLQHIYTHGNGQRVGPFKGPSFEQTMGCLFLKEYAKQLKNLANREKKYKVHPDCSVDSGINYAFEQSKDIMEIVLPQCKNNASINDCFVCTQNNDYNKCKIGDDDIGSKSKELLTGPKSKEHMQQTLENTVCPILITDLLTPFVPLAPVSIGLSAMAYYLWKYFGEGGPRLRRSPADIPGSSVQEQLLDRVEEAGSHEYRLVKERKPRSAPTRTKRSGRVNRRTIIEIHFEVLDECQKGDTQLNQKDFLELLVQEFMGSEFMEEEQVPKEDVLMERVPMEDTPMERVPILGSVFMV from the exons ATGAAAGACAAGAACAATACATTTTGCAAGCGCTTGCAATGTGCAGAACAATATTGGCAATTAACAGATGGGAAGGGCAGCACCAACACC GATTTCTGGAGCAACAACGTCGAGAAGAAGCTGGGAGAACTCATCACTAATACGGTAGACAATGGTGACACGGGAGGTGCCAAGTGCAACGACGATAAACTAGATAGTGCAAATAAAGCAGCATGTGAGCACATGGCAAAATTGTTGAATGCGATGTACAAAAATTCAAATAGTGACCCTAACAAATATTCTGCTCAAATTATAAATTGTCTTTTATTAAAAGCTTACGctgaagaattaaaaaaaaaagcaaaaggagGAGGGTTCTGTAGCATAGATGAAGGGATAAATCACGCTTTTACCCAAAGTAAAACCATTATGGAAAGTGCGGCAGATCAATGTACAGCTAGTAATACCAAtaattgttttgaatgcaattGGATGGACAATACTAAGGACGGCATTAATGGTTGCTCCATTAGCAATGGCACCACCTCCGACgatgtaaaggaaaaagtgaataaaTTGTTCGAAGGCAAGGACAAAACGAAGGACGACGCAATACAAAAAACCTTGATTAACTTCAATAAGGAGAATAAGTTATGTGAATGGGTAAATTGTGCCGCAAAACGGTCGGAAGAGAACAAGAACAAGGGACAAGGGACCACGGGACAG AAAGACTTCTGGAAGGTGGATGATGGCGCAGTGAAGACGCTGTGGACAGAATTGTCCACAGCAATGGAACAGAGTAAAGGAGCAGGAGAGGAgaaatgtaataaaatgGGTGATAATGCCAGTGCAAGGGATGCAACTCATTCTGaaaggaaggcatgcaattatttgcatgccggatTAAAAAAACTGTACGATGGTCCTACGATGACAGGCGACGACGACATCCTATCTAAGAAATACCCATCGTTCAGACAAGCGGTGGGCTGCTTCTTACTTCATTCCTAtgcaaatgaaatgaaaaagaatgcTGTCTGTGAGATTGATGCTGGTATAAGCAAAGCATTTAATTCGTGGCAGGACCTCAGTGAGAAAGTACCTGGTACTTGCAGTGGCAATGGTAAAACTTGTATTCCGtgcaaatgggaagaaaatgacaaattgAAGGATTGTAAAATTAAGGCAGATGGAAGTCCTAGCCAAGATTCGAATGTTGAGGACAAATTGAAGACCATCGTCCATGGGAACGATAACGACATTAAGACAATGGCAAAGGAAGTAAATAATGTGACAGAACTTTGCGACCAAGTCCAATGTGTAGCGGCCCGATGGAACAAACATAATAGAAAAGGCAGAGACAGGGTCCCCCGTAATTGG GATAAAGTATGGGAGGCAGTCCCAAATGAAGTAACCTCTTTGGGGGATGGCCTCAAGGAGGCCACAACTGAGAATAAGAGGACAGAATTTGAGAAATACTGCAGCGGTCTCACGGGGCATAATGGGAAGGAAGCTGATAAGGATGCTTGCAtccttatagcagcaggattaaaaaacctcTACGACATCCCCGACAACGGCACGAACGATGCCGTTACGGCATCGTTCCAAAGAACGATGCgttgttttttattaaatgccattGCTGATAAATTAGAAGCACTTCCCtgtgaagaggaaagaagTGTAAAGGAGGGGATAACTAAGGCATTTGTCGAAAATAATGAAAGCATTAAGGGGGGAAGTATCGGCTGCAAGGATGATAATGTTAAGTGTTTTAAGTGTCCGAGGGTACCCTTAAAGGATCTTGCAACTTGCACAATTGGCGAGAATAGTCAAAAGAAGTATGTGAAGACGGAAGTAGAGGAAAAGCTCAAAACTGATTCTAATTTAAAGGACGAATCTCTTATcaagaccatat GTAAACCGTGTGACACCGGTGAATTCTGTAATCGTCTACAATGTGTAGCAgataaatggggaaaaaggaagaacggAGGCTCAACCGGAACTGCGTCCGTTACTTGG AATGACATGAAGAGTGACTTTGAAACAGAGTTAGAATCACTGCTGGGTGACATGACGACAAAGCAGGATAAAGTTGCCCATCACTGCAACGGCGGTGGCGGCGGCTGGGACGATAAGGACGCCCACGGCAAAGCCAATAAAACGGCATGCTTACTCACTGCAGCAGGACTACATCACATATCTAATATACAGCTGAACTATGACGCGGGGAATCAGAATAACCCTTATGATAACCAAGAGTTCAGACAATTCGCTTCCTGCTTAATGTTAAAAGCCGtcgtacaaaaaatgaaagaagacagCAAAATTTGTCACATAGACCAAGGGATTAGGGTCGCTTTTTTAAAGGCAAAAGACATTAAGGAAGATCAttgcaaaaataagaaacCCTGCATTGAGTGCAAGTTGACGGAAGAATTTGACAATTGCCCCATTGAtagtggcaaaaaaaatgacacagTGAAGCCTACATTAGAATCATTACTCAAGACGAAAGAAAACGACGTCAATAACACCCTATCCACAATAACTACAACAGAAGGAAATACTGGCTCCCTCTGTCAACGTTTACAATGCTTAGCATCTCGAGTTCAGATGGCCCGGGGGAACAATAATGCG GACGACTtctgggggaaggaaggcgGCGAAGTCGCCAAACTATGGAAAGAATTGTCACAAGCAATGACAGATAATGGGGGTCAAGACAAAGGAGGTCAATGTGGGACAATGGATGATGGCAGTAGTACAAACAGTACTAGGGAACCCACCAACCCTGAAAGGAGGGCATGCCAATATCTTACATCAGGTTTCGAAAAACTAAAGGAACTTACATCGCCTACGGCGACCAACATCAATGGCAACAACATCTTGGATAAGGACCCATCGTTGAAACGAACGATaggttgtttcttacttcattcttatgcaaaacatatgaaGGAGAAGGCGAAGTGTTTAGTGGGATTCGGCATAAAGAAGGCTTTCGACACTGCTGGCAAAGAATTAAATGGGGGACAATGTACATTGGATGACACCTATGGAAGTTGCGAAATTCACACAAATGGCAGCCCAACGAAAGTAACGGCCAAATTAGCACAAGTTAAAGGCGAAATAAAAACCACCGTAACTGACACCCTAACGAAAGTAAACGAAACGAAGACTTTATGTGACCAACTCAAATGTGccgcacccaaatggttccaaAACCAAATGAACGGAAATACTGCTCCTACGAAgaattgg tgtgacttttgggataCGACTGTTAAGGACGCATTGGAGAAGATGTTCAAGGAAATCGATCAGAATGGAAAGGACAAATCAAAGACTAAGAAGAATGTTGTATGCAATAAATTTGGGGATGATAATCCTGATAGtgtcgaaagaaaagcatgtaatcatatcacagcaggtttagactacattaacaaaattgaaggTAATGACAACGATAAGCAGAAGAAGGCTGATGAtaagttttttaaacaaactatgatgtgcgcagcacttaatctttatgctgatagaataaaaaaggaaacggaGAAAAGTTGTCCCCTTGatgaggaaagaataaaagaaatgtttgaaaaatggaatgtaattaaaaaagcttCGTGTTCGACCTCTGGTGGTAATGATTGTTTTATTtgtgaaagaaaagaaaattttagtGGTTGCGACCTCTTGGTTGATAAAGACTTAATTGGATCATCATCATCAGGTGGAAGTTCACCCTGCAATAACAACGACAAAGAAGACGTCCCAAAGCAAATGAACGAACTCCTCAACGAAGACAAATCCACCATTAACACCAAAATGAATTCCACCTTAACTACTATCACTGAaatgaaatcttctttctgtactcaactccaatgcgcagcaaagaaatggaaatcaGCAAAGAACAAAATCACAAATGGAAAGGCAAGTGGACAAAGCACCGATGTGAAGTGG gaagaaatgaagactGAAATTGAGAGCGCATTAACGAAACTTCTAGGACATATGACGGAAGGTCAGACTAAAGGGGACCTTGCCAAATATTGCAATGACGACGCTAATTGGAGTAAACTTggccataaagaaaaacatacaaataaagcagcttgtttactttttgcttcaggattgcagcacatttatacCCACGGTAATGGCCAAAGGGTGGGCCCTTttaagggcccatcgtttgaacaaacgatgggttgtttatttcttaaagaatatgcaaaacaattaaaaaacttggcgaatagagaaaaaaagtataaagtACATCCTGATTGTAGTGTAGATTCGGGCATAAACTACGCTTTTGAACAAAGTAAAGACATTATGGAGATTGTATTACCTCAATGCAAAAACAATGCTAGTATTAATGACTGctttgtgtgcacacaaaacaatgATTATAAtaaatgcaaaattggcGATGACGATATAGGAAGTAAATCTAAAGAACTGTTAACAGGACCGAAGAGCAAAGAacatatgcaacaaacattagagaatacagtctgtcccatccttattacggatctccttaccccttttgttcctttggctcctgtctctattggtctttctgctatggcttattacctttggaag tattttggtgaaggaggaccacgtctcagaagatctcctgctgatattcctggttcatcagtacaggaacagCTCCTCGATCGTGTGGAAGAAGCcggttcacatgaatatcgattagtGAAGGAACgcaaacctcgttctgctccaacaagaacaaaacgttctggtcgcgtgaatcgtcgaacgattattgaaattcattttgaagtgttggatgaatgtcaaaaaggggacacacaattgaaccagaaggattttctggaacttttggttcaagaattcatgggatcggaatttatggaagaagaacaggttcctaaggaagacgttcttatggaaagggttcctatggaagaTACTCctatggaacgtgttccaattttaggttccgtgtttatggtttag